The following proteins are encoded in a genomic region of Acidobacteriota bacterium:
- a CDS encoding MATE family efflux transporter encodes MSETAALDPEEILDQADLKAAVPAGPDAKKKSKFDPSITEGPLTRAVWKIAWPAVLTNLVSGAQGWVDQILVGNLIGYQANAAIGVGFQIFLVVIVFVSSIFIGMSVLVARFAGARDSEKVNRTVYQGFLTAAFMSLGILAPIGYFAAPHLLGFVTSDPDVMTEALPFLRIMFTCSFGMLIYFMLSGSLRSAGDARTPMVLGVTMNVLNVIFNVILIRGLGPIPAFGTAGSAMGTCLASGPVGVYSLYKLWNGSWVVSFPRSGYAPNWKVIRQLFKFGLPAGIQGIAMNVGGVIMAAFMGSLAMGKATQAVYAVAYSQLFLLVTWSSNALMGASASVAGQNMGAGKPDRAVAAVRTAASFGLAGAVVVGLFFFFIPQQLLAIFGMTDPEVVAIGTELLRVLSISGLFISMALAYTGGLQGTGDTKSPLFISIISQVLLPVGICFVIQRLIGLEPIHIWLAILAGHFTRFLLSIIRFNQQRWRSIKVDIDTTQA; translated from the coding sequence ATGAGCGAAACCGCAGCATTAGATCCGGAAGAAATATTGGACCAGGCCGACCTCAAAGCGGCCGTGCCTGCTGGCCCGGATGCAAAGAAAAAATCAAAATTCGATCCTTCCATCACCGAAGGACCGCTCACACGTGCCGTCTGGAAGATCGCTTGGCCTGCAGTCCTCACGAATCTAGTCAGCGGCGCTCAGGGCTGGGTCGATCAGATACTGGTCGGCAACCTCATCGGCTATCAGGCAAACGCCGCGATCGGCGTCGGATTTCAGATATTCCTCGTCGTCATCGTATTTGTGTCGTCGATATTTATCGGCATGAGCGTGCTTGTTGCCCGATTTGCCGGTGCCCGCGACTCTGAAAAAGTAAATCGAACGGTCTATCAGGGTTTTCTTACAGCTGCGTTCATGTCGCTCGGCATCCTCGCCCCGATCGGTTATTTTGCCGCCCCGCATTTACTTGGGTTTGTAACTTCGGACCCGGACGTTATGACAGAGGCCTTGCCGTTCTTGCGCATAATGTTCACTTGTAGTTTCGGGATGCTGATCTATTTCATGCTCAGCGGTTCTCTGCGTTCTGCGGGCGACGCCCGAACCCCAATGGTGCTTGGCGTGACGATGAACGTGCTGAACGTCATTTTCAACGTCATCCTTATTCGCGGCCTTGGTCCGATCCCGGCATTCGGGACGGCCGGTTCTGCAATGGGAACTTGTCTCGCGTCGGGGCCTGTCGGGGTCTATTCGCTCTACAAACTTTGGAACGGTTCCTGGGTCGTTTCGTTTCCAAGATCAGGTTACGCGCCCAATTGGAAAGTGATCCGTCAGCTCTTCAAATTTGGGTTGCCGGCCGGGATACAGGGCATCGCAATGAACGTCGGCGGCGTGATAATGGCGGCCTTTATGGGTTCGCTAGCCATGGGCAAAGCGACGCAGGCCGTATATGCCGTCGCATATAGTCAGTTGTTTCTGCTTGTCACCTGGTCGTCAAACGCTTTGATGGGAGCTTCGGCATCGGTCGCCGGGCAGAATATGGGAGCAGGTAAACCTGACCGTGCGGTTGCAGCAGTGCGTACGGCGGCGAGTTTCGGCCTCGCGGGAGCGGTCGTAGTTGGTCTGTTCTTTTTCTTTATACCGCAGCAACTGTTGGCGATCTTCGGCATGACCGACCCGGAAGTTGTCGCGATCGGGACCGAACTGCTCCGTGTGCTTAGTATCTCAGGCCTATTCATCTCGATGGCACTCGCCTACACCGGCGGCCTCCAGGGCACCGGCGACACAAAAAGCCCGCTCTTTATCTCGATCATCTCGCAGGTATTATTACCCGTTGGTATTTGCTTCGTGATACAGCGACTGATCGGCCTCGAGCCGATACACATCTGGCTTGCCATCCTAGCCGGACACTTTACGCGGTTCCTGCTTAGTATCATCAGATTTAACCAACAACGCTGGCGCTCGATCAAAGTCGATATTGATACAACGCAAGCGTGA
- a CDS encoding DUF1428 domain-containing protein codes for MSKYADVYLVPILEENIPAYKKLATAVGKIFMMHGALRYREYIGSDLDILDVVPFPKKIKLKEGETLVYASVEFRSEAHRNKVMKAIFADPAMTGFANAEELFDCKRMVYGGFKILVDL; via the coding sequence ATGTCAAAGTACGCAGACGTTTATTTGGTGCCGATACTCGAGGAAAATATTCCGGCTTACAAAAAGCTGGCTACCGCCGTTGGAAAGATCTTTATGATGCACGGAGCTCTGCGCTACCGTGAATATATAGGCTCGGATCTTGATATTCTGGACGTCGTCCCATTCCCAAAAAAGATCAAATTGAAGGAAGGTGAAACGCTTGTCTATGCTTCTGTCGAATTTAGGTCTGAAGCTCATCGGAACAAGGTCATGAAGGCAATTTTCGCAGATCCTGCAATGACAGGATTCGCTAATGCCGAGGAGTTATTCGACTGCAAACGAATGGTTTACGGCGGGTTTAAGATATTGGTCGACCTTTAG
- a CDS encoding DoxX family protein, translated as MKIAYWIVTGLLAVFLVITGIADVIKLPEAAAVFSHLGYPEYLMPFIGAAKLLAAAAIVFPRFPALKEWAYAGLVFDIIGAFYSHILVGDPVVNWVIPCAALCVVFVSYFLYHKTKQSEGDS; from the coding sequence ATGAAGATCGCTTATTGGATCGTTACCGGGCTCTTGGCCGTGTTTCTCGTTATCACCGGCATCGCCGATGTGATCAAATTACCCGAGGCCGCGGCCGTTTTTTCCCATCTTGGATATCCTGAGTACCTGATGCCTTTCATCGGTGCAGCAAAGCTCTTGGCTGCGGCCGCGATCGTGTTTCCAAGGTTTCCCGCACTCAAAGAATGGGCCTACGCCGGGCTTGTATTTGACATCATCGGGGCGTTCTATTCACACATCCTTGTCGGTGATCCGGTAGTCAATTGGGTTATCCCTTGTGCAGCACTTTGCGTTGTCTTTGTTTCTTATTTTCTGTATCACAAGACAAAACAAAGCGAAGGGGATAGTTAG
- a CDS encoding DoxX family protein: MTDNENTTSVSKGAKITGWVISILPALLLFMSASFKFMPATKEFNEGLEHMGWTPDVIFKIGIVEVACTLLYLIPRTSVIGAILLTGYMGGAIATHVRVGDPFWTQILVGVFVWLGLWLREPRLKALLPLRS, encoded by the coding sequence ATGACAGACAACGAAAACACAACATCGGTCTCAAAGGGCGCAAAGATCACCGGCTGGGTGATCTCGATCCTTCCCGCACTTTTGCTTTTCATGAGTGCGAGTTTCAAATTTATGCCTGCGACCAAGGAGTTTAATGAAGGGCTCGAACATATGGGCTGGACACCGGATGTGATATTCAAGATCGGGATCGTCGAAGTCGCCTGTACACTCCTTTATCTGATACCGCGAACGTCCGTTATCGGTGCCATATTGCTCACAGGCTATATGGGCGGAGCGATCGCGACGCATGTCAGGGTCGGCGATCCGTTTTGGACACAGATCCTCGTCGGAGTGTTCGTATGGCTCGGCCTGTGGCTGCGCGAACCGAGGCTCAAGGCGCTGCTGCCGCTGCGAAGCTAG
- a CDS encoding SRPBCC family protein, with amino-acid sequence MIKKVILAALAGIALAIAAFCVVVALQPEDFKIERSATINAAPGRVFEQVNDFRKWEDWSPWAKLDPEMKPTYAGPASGVGSSYSWVGNDDVGEGKMTITQSHPNEHIAIELEFIKPFAAKNLTEFVLKPEGSATNVTWTMTGKNNYVMKAFSLVMNMDKLVGADFEKGLAQMKIVVEGPKQPL; translated from the coding sequence ATGATCAAGAAAGTCATTTTGGCCGCACTTGCAGGTATTGCACTCGCAATTGCCGCTTTTTGTGTCGTGGTCGCATTGCAGCCGGAGGATTTTAAGATCGAGCGCTCGGCCACGATCAATGCCGCTCCGGGAAGAGTATTTGAGCAGGTGAACGATTTCCGTAAATGGGAAGACTGGTCGCCATGGGCCAAGCTTGATCCGGAGATGAAACCCACTTACGCAGGACCGGCATCTGGTGTTGGTTCGTCATATTCATGGGTCGGTAACGATGATGTTGGCGAAGGCAAGATGACCATCACACAGAGCCATCCAAACGAACATATCGCCATCGAACTCGAATTTATCAAGCCGTTTGCTGCCAAGAATCTGACCGAGTTTGTGCTTAAACCCGAAGGCTCCGCCACGAACGTCACCTGGACGATGACCGGAAAGAACAATTACGTGATGAAAGCATTTAGCCTGGTCATGAACATGGACAAGCTCGTCGGAGCCGATTTTGAAAAGGGCCTCGCGCAGATGAAGATTGTCGTCGAAGGTCCGAAACAGCCGCTTTAG
- a CDS encoding SH3 domain-containing protein, producing MKQCPTCQTTYTDETLLFCLADGTPLSEIAEEVTFVRSGRSDPMRVDIPQTAPPPSYVKQPPAETGSNTMKIVLVVGLLGAMAVIAVGGAAALIYFNKDSRTAEPVANTKGTPTPSSTSTPDNTNELRDQIANLEKRLNEQKNANKASATPPLVMPSPSTTRTSATVNSPGDGFLALRSLPNSEAGARILKIPHGATVSIGGCGPVVRPVSRSGRWCQASYNGYTGWVFDAYLVY from the coding sequence GTGAAACAATGCCCGACATGTCAAACAACATACACTGATGAAACACTATTGTTCTGCCTAGCCGACGGGACGCCGCTCAGCGAGATCGCCGAAGAGGTGACCTTTGTAAGGTCAGGCCGCAGCGATCCGATGCGGGTCGATATACCGCAAACGGCCCCGCCACCGAGCTACGTCAAACAGCCGCCGGCAGAAACGGGTTCTAACACGATGAAGATCGTGCTTGTTGTTGGGTTGTTGGGTGCGATGGCTGTCATTGCGGTCGGCGGTGCGGCCGCTTTGATCTACTTTAATAAGGATTCCCGGACCGCTGAGCCTGTCGCGAATACTAAGGGGACTCCAACGCCTTCGTCAACATCGACTCCTGATAATACGAACGAACTACGCGACCAGATCGCCAATCTCGAAAAACGGTTAAACGAGCAAAAAAATGCGAATAAGGCCTCCGCAACGCCGCCGCTCGTAATGCCCAGCCCATCGACGACGCGTACGTCCGCCACGGTAAATTCTCCGGGCGACGGCTTTTTAGCGCTTCGTTCGCTGCCGAACAGTGAGGCCGGTGCAAGGATACTGAAGATTCCACACGGAGCGACCGTCTCTATCGGCGGCTGCGGGCCGGTTGTTCGTCCGGTCAGCCGCAGCGGACGATGGTGCCAGGCTAGTTATAACGGTTATACAGGCTGGGTCTTTGACGCTTATTTGGTTTACTAA